From Dermatophagoides farinae isolate YC_2012a chromosome 10, ASM2471394v1, whole genome shotgun sequence, a single genomic window includes:
- the LOC124491085 gene encoding LOW QUALITY PROTEIN: proteasome subunit beta type-5 (The sequence of the model RefSeq protein was modified relative to this genomic sequence to represent the inferred CDS: deleted 1 base in 1 codon), whose product MALEAYLGLHPNERFSIDRKRLQLPNYEKVIDEDHHQICLSIPRDPMNLYSDSARKIALKFNKGTTTLAFVYKGGVVVCADSRATGGQYISTQECKKIIKINDFLLGTMAGGAADCMYWQRVLSKECRLFELRNKERISVAAASKILANILYSYKGMGLSLGVMICGWDKVRGPQIFYVDNDGNRQPGKLFSVGSGSTIAYGVLDTFYRHDMNDDEAYDLGRRSIFQATHRDCGSGGIVRCIRLNSNGWKCISETDMMQLYDEPYHQTRPGLENI is encoded by the exons atggctctTGAAGCATATTTAGGATTACATCCAAACGAACGATTTAGTATTGATCGAAAACGTTTACAATTGCCTAATTATGAAAAAGTTATCGatgaagatcatcatcaaatttgtcTGTCCATACCACGAGATCCAATGAATCTATATTCAGATTCGGCTAGAAAAATTGCTTTGAAATTTAACAAAGGTACAACAACATTGGCATTTGTGTACAAAGGTGGTGTGGTTGTATGTGCCGATTCACGGGCTACCGGTGGTCAATACATATCCACTCAAGAATGtaagaaaattattaaaatcaatgattttcttcTTGGTACAATGGCCGGTGGTGCTGCCGATTGTATGTATTGGCAACGTGTTCTATCCAAAGAATGTCGATTATTCGAATTACGTAACAAGGAACGTATTTCAGTTGCTGCTGCATCGAAAATATTGGCTAATATTTTGTACAGTTACAAAGG AATGGGCCTTTCTTTGGGTGTAATGATTTGCGGCTGGGACAAGGTTCGTGGTCCACAAATCTTTTAcgtcgataatgatggtaatcGTCAACCGGGCAAATTATTCAGTGTTGGTTCCGGATCCACTATTGCATATGGTGTTTTAGATACATTCTATCGACatgatatgaatgatgatgaagcttATGATTTGGGACGTCGTTCCATTTTTCAAGCTACACATCGTGATTGTGGATCTGGTGGCATTGTACGA TGTATacgattaaattcaaatggatGGAAATGTATTAGCGAAACTGATATGATGCAACTTTATGATGAACCATATCATCAGACAAGACCTGGTCTTGAAAATATTTAA
- the LOC124500600 gene encoding enolase-phosphatase E1-like, translated as MVIVKVKQPKVIMFDISGTVARESFVEKILQPYFKIAYQVYMDNAWNKQEWQDCLRQLSIVAERDMKAPKIELTKEKSDIIKEATKYIEYCLENNHEPKAFVMFRFLVWFDGYERNKIKTPVYSDVAVTMKRWKMDQNIRLYVLSNGWKEASKKFMSDTSHGDLNAIIDGHFDNSLGSLENVETYIKVANLIQEKPGGDQILFLTKSPQEGKAAQNAGFNVILVLTRTHAVDEAMEICQDIPIARSFTDIEFI; from the coding sequence ATGGTCATTGTTAAAGTGAAACAGCCAAAAGTGATCATGTTCGATATATCGGGCACTGTTGCACGAGaatcatttgttgaaaaaattttacaaccATATTTTAAGATTGCCTATCAGGTTTATATGGATAATGCATGGAATAAACAAGAATGGCAAGACTGTCTACGACAATTGTCCATTGTGGCTGAACGTGATATGAAAGCaccgaaaattgaattgaccAAAGAAAAATCGGATATAATCAAAGAGGcaacaaaatatattgaatattgttTGGAAAATAATCATGAACCAAAAGCATTTGTTATGTTTAGATTTTTAGTATGGTTTGATGGTTATGAAcggaataaaattaaaacgCCCGTTTATTCAGATGTGGCAGTCACAATGAAACGATGgaaaatggatcaaaataTCAGACTTTATGTGTTGTCTAATGGTTGGAAAGAGGCTagtaaaaaattcatgtccGATACATCACATGGTGATTTGAATGCCATTATTGATGGtcattttgataattcaCTTGGTTCATTGGAAAATGTTGAAACATATATTAAAGTGGCTAATTTGATACAGGAAAAACCTGGTGGTGATCAAATATTATTTCTAACAAAATCACCACAAGAAGGTAAAGCAGCACAAAATGCCGGTTTCAATGTAATATTAGTATTGACACGAACACATGCCGTTGATGAAGCAATGGAAATTTGTCAAGATATACCGATTGCAAGATCATTTACcgatattgaatttatttaa
- the AspRS gene encoding aspartyl-tRNA synthetase, giving the protein MKCWPNVACWTKTKKNKIRLRVSSPFGLIKSRKFEEMEQQVQQGEQKLSKNALKKAKKEAEKAAKKAEAAQKRAETQQQSEASVEDYSKDNYGISPMIRSTERNVDRIFVNVNKIDESLADQTIWIRGRLHTSRAVGKQCFFVLRQRQSTLQCLLAVGEHVSKQMVKFVTSITKESIIDVQGLIKISPTKIESCTQQMVECSVQEIFVISAAEPMLPLLIDDAARPEHEVGDGLSTVNQDVRLDNRILDLRTSTNQAIFKLEAGVVHVYRRSLERRGFVEIHTPKIIPAASEGGANVFEVSYFKGSAYLAQSPQFYKQMAIAADFDRVFTIGSVFRAEDSNTHRHLCEFIGLDFEMAFNYHYHEVLDVIGELFVELFKGLQQEYADEIKTIDRQFPCEPFRFLEPSLRINFSEGVQLLRDNGVEMGDEEDLSTANEKLLGKIIRQKYDTDFYILDKFPLAVRPFYTMPDPDNPKYSNSYDLFMRGEEIMSGAQRVHDPEFLIERIKHLGIDPNKMKSYIDSFRYGAPPHAGGGIGLERVTMLFLGLNNIRKTSLFPRDPKRVSP; this is encoded by the exons ATGAAATGTTGGCCAAATGTTGCATGTtggacaaaaacaaaaaaaaacaaaatcaggTTACGtgtatcatcaccattcggtttgattaaatcaagaaaatttgaAGAAAT GGAACAACAAGTGCAACAAGGTGAACAAAAACTATCGAAAAATGCATTGAAAAAAGCTAAAAAAGAAGCAGAAAAAGCAGCGAAAAAAGCTGAAGCAGCACAGAAACGTGCcgaaacacaacaacaatcggaAGCTAGTGTTGAAGATTATTCTAAAGATAATTATGGCATATCGCCGATGATTCGATCGACTGAAAGAAATGTGGACCGAATATTTGTCAATGTCAATAAGATTGATGAATCGTTGGCCGATCAAACCATTTGGATTCGTGGCCGTCTTCATACTAGTCGTGCTGTTGGtaaacaatgttttttcgttcttcGTCAACGTCAATCCACTTTACAGTGTTTATTAGCGGTTGGCGAACATGTTAGCAAACAGATGGTTAAATTTGTCACATCAATCACAAAAGAATCTATAATCGATGTGCAAGGTTTAATCAAAATATCGCCAACAAAAATCGAAAGCTGTACACAGCAAATGGTCGAATGTTCGGTGcaagaaatttttgttataaGTGCTGCTGAACCAATGTTACCATTGTTGATAGATGATGCTGCACGTCCTGAACATGAAGTTGGTGATGGATTATCCACCGTGAATCAAGATGTTCGTCTTGATAATCGTATATTGGATCTTCGTACTTCAACTAATCAGGCCATATTTAAACTTGAAGCAGGTGTTGTTCATGTTTATCGTCGATCATTGGAACGACGTGGATTCGTTGAAATTCATACACCGAAAATTATACCGGCTGCTAGTGAAGGTGGTGCCAATGTATTCGAAGTGAGTTATTTCAAAGGTTCAGCTTATCTGGCACAATCACCACAATTCTACAAACAAATGGCTATTGCTGCCGATTTTGATCGTGTATTCACCATTGGTTCGGTATTTCGTGCCGAAGATTCCAATACACATCGTCATCTGTGTGAATTTATTGGTTTGGATTTTGAAATGGctttcaattatcattatcatgaagTATTGGATGTGATTGGTGAATTATTTGTCGAACTATTCAAAGGATTACAACAGGAATATGCTGATGAGATTAAAACAATCGATCGACAATTTCCTTGTGAACCGTTTAGATTTTTGGAACCATCACTTCGAATTAATTTCTCTGAAGGTGTACAACTTTTACGTGACAATGGTGTTGAAATGGGTGATGAAGAAGATTTAAGTAcagcaaatgaaaaattattgggCAAAATCATTAGACAAAAATATGATACCGATTTCTATATTTTGGATAAATTTCCATTGGCTGTTCGACCATTCTATACAATGCCTGATCCAGATAATCCg aaatattcaaattcttaTGATTTATTTATGCGTGGCGAAGAAATCATGTCTGGTGCACAACGTGTTCATGATCCAGAATTTCTAATTGAACGTATTAAACATCTTGGAATCg atccaaacaaaatgaaatcatacattgattcattcCGTTATGGAGCGCCACCACATGCTGGTGGTGGAATCGGTTTGGAACGTGTTACAATGTTGTTTCTTGGTTTGAACAACATTCGTAAAACATCGCTATTTCCGCGTGATCCTAAACGTGTTTCGCCTTGA
- the LOC124500658 gene encoding uncharacterized protein LOC124500658 isoform X1, whose amino-acid sequence MAKLYIFSLSSSFLFIIIIIIINQCLLLSTAFECQSISMNQDQNDNDDDDDDRSSLLNRMPHCKSFCPNIHFNGHCHCTVLSSMLSTKQDDQSIDIRIECRHTNASILMTDIENLASCNSTINLLELSVKDSNLTHLYNLPSGLYNVQKMFLDNTGIDLETIRESQELLKSLRVLRISNENFTEIQRNLFNGMEELKELSLNKLGMAYINIEAFVSLQDSLTLLELRSNKIRTVPTAVQSLSHLECLDLSGNDIKSVTDGNTGIFSSGLRRLKRLGINTMNCSCEFGKSKFATWLRTHGIKGVQCAMPERFLDKDVSNTAIEEFCEPWPNSNVRIESNCPMIIIIIIIFITLQQLLLLLLLFG is encoded by the exons atggcaaaattgtacattttttctttgtcatcatcatttttattcatcatcatcatcatcatcattaatcaatgtttattattgtccACTGCATTTGAATgtcaatcaatatcaatgaatcaagatcaaaatgacaatgatgatgatgatgatgatcgatcatcattattgaatcgtATGCCACATTGTAAATCATTTTGTccaaatattcatttcaatggtCATTGCCATTGTACAGTACTATCGTCAATgttatcaacaaaacaagatGATCAAAGTATTGATATACGAATCGAATGTCGTCATACAAATGCTAGTATTTTGATGACTGATATCGAAAATTTGGCGTCATGTAATTCGACAATTAATTTATTAGAATTATCGGTAAAAGATTCGAATCTTACACATCTTTATAATTTGCCCAGTGGTTTGTATAATGTACAGAAAATGTTTCTCGATAATACCGGTATCGATTTGGAAACAATTCGTGAAAGTCAAGAATTGTTGAAATCATTACGAGTATTGCGAATaagtaatgaaaattttactgAAATTCAACGAAATCTATTCAACGGGATGGaagaattgaaagaattatCGTTGAATAAACTTGGCATGGCATATATCAATATCGAagcatttgtttcattacaGGATTCATTGACATTGTTGGAATTACGATCGAATAAAATTCGTACCGTGCCAACGGCTGTACAAAGTTTGTCGCATTTAGAATGTTTAGATCTTAGCGGTAATGATATTAAATCCGTTACTGATGGTAATACAGGAATATTCAGTTCAGGATTAAGACGATTAAAAAGATTAGGAATCAATA CTATGAATTGTTCATGTGAATTTGGTAAAAGTAAATTTGCCACATGGCTACGTACACATGGTATCAAAGGTGTTCAATGTGCAATGCCTGAACGTTTTCTAGATAAAGATGTATCGAATACAGcgattgaagaattttgtgAACCATGGCCAAATTCTAATGttcgaattgaatcaaattgtccgatgatcatcatcattattattatttttattacattacagcagttgttgttgttgttgttgttgtttggctaa
- the LOC124500658 gene encoding uncharacterized protein LOC124500658 isoform X2, producing the protein MAKLYIFSLSSSFLFIIIIIIINQCLLLSTAFECQSISMNQDQNDNDDDDDDRSSLLNRMPHCKSFCPNIHFNGHCHCTVLSSMLSTKQDDQSIDIRIECRHTNASILMTDIENLASCNSTINLLELSVKDSNLTHLYNLPSGLYNVQKMFLDNTGIDLETIRESQELLKSLRVLRISNENFTEIQRNLFNGMEELKELSLNKLGMAYINIEAFVSLQDSLTLLELRSNKIRTVPTAVQRIFSSGLRRLKRLGINTMNCSCEFGKSKFATWLRTHGIKGVQCAMPERFLDKDVSNTAIEEFCEPWPNSNVRIESNCPMIIIIIIIFITLQQLLLLLLLFG; encoded by the exons atggcaaaattgtacattttttctttgtcatcatcatttttattcatcatcatcatcatcatcattaatcaatgtttattattgtccACTGCATTTGAATgtcaatcaatatcaatgaatcaagatcaaaatgacaatgatgatgatgatgatgatcgatcatcattattgaatcgtATGCCACATTGTAAATCATTTTGTccaaatattcatttcaatggtCATTGCCATTGTACAGTACTATCGTCAATgttatcaacaaaacaagatGATCAAAGTATTGATATACGAATCGAATGTCGTCATACAAATGCTAGTATTTTGATGACTGATATCGAAAATTTGGCGTCATGTAATTCGACAATTAATTTATTAGAATTATCGGTAAAAGATTCGAATCTTACACATCTTTATAATTTGCCCAGTGGTTTGTATAATGTACAGAAAATGTTTCTCGATAATACCGGTATCGATTTGGAAACAATTCGTGAAAGTCAAGAATTGTTGAAATCATTACGAGTATTGCGAATaagtaatgaaaattttactgAAATTCAACGAAATCTATTCAACGGGATGGaagaattgaaagaattatCGTTGAATAAACTTGGCATGGCATATATCAATATCGAagcatttgtttcattacaGGATTCATTGACATTGTTGGAATTACGATCGAATAAAATTCGTACCGTGCCAACGGCTGTACAAA GAATATTCAGTTCAGGATTAAGACGATTAAAAAGATTAGGAATCAATA CTATGAATTGTTCATGTGAATTTGGTAAAAGTAAATTTGCCACATGGCTACGTACACATGGTATCAAAGGTGTTCAATGTGCAATGCCTGAACGTTTTCTAGATAAAGATGTATCGAATACAGcgattgaagaattttgtgAACCATGGCCAAATTCTAATGttcgaattgaatcaaattgtccgatgatcatcatcattattattatttttattacattacagcagttgttgttgttgttgttgttgtttggctaa
- the LOC124491218 gene encoding uncharacterized protein LOC124491218 isoform X1: MMKSCFSFIQNDNIDDDDDDDTVYRRNSFYFQSNNNDNNEYEDRKKIFDEKKTKKKMYNNNIIYHMSSSWFLLLWLLMMMKNGLKTLNIQSSSSSSSSSINLILIFIIMQSIILSSTSLFKCHFYCDAFSIQQQSKTMNKLSILNNNNTLPSSSSSSISYNNDNQSTIIEQLLLFRHKRDETEEPAPIYGKGIAFWLGEHCENTCNRILFHVWCNSTTHRCECLQEYPVNVENKYCLKALQINDRCEYSEACRYLNPNSECNEQGFCKCLKGYFVKYDDEKESRICMAYDSQFFIRIGSTTFDFINKIEFITLFSLIISFILILILSMMVIKLMKKNKKLAKNDQPSFCDMIPPPPPVIMNAQPDRYNNQHSHHHHHHHHHPFHHHQTSSLQSTPSRSPFHQDYSLQEKTPISSYNIPPLPSNLNDFRRQSLSSLRSQSSLKSLSSFRSQHSYRVNNNNNNNNHSNQHQQHPMSSYHRTIHCQQQSKLRPPSHQTSYHDLRYTRQPLMASGSSPLDSQTDQSGFQLSNHLPTNPITSTNTIDRSRIKCANHRCGTGSKVRSEVCLVHNMPEMLQQQQQQN, encoded by the exons atgatgaagagttgtttttcattcattcaaaatgataatatcgatgatgatgatgatgatgatacagtCTATAGacgaaattcattttattttcaatccaataacaacgataataatgaatatgaagacagaaaaaagattttcgatgagaaaaaaacgaagaaaaaaatgtataacaataatatcaTCTATcatatgtcatcatcatggtttctattattatggttattgatgatgatgaaaaatggtctaaaaacattgaacatacagtcatcatcatcatcatcatcatcatcaatcaatttaatattaatattcataataatgcAATCTATTATactatcatcaacatcattatttaaatgTCATTTCTATTGTGATGCTTTTtccatacaacaacaatcaaagacaatgaataaattatcaatattgaacaataataatacactgccatcatcatcatcatcatcaataagttacaacaatgacaatcaatcgacaataattgaacaattattattatttcgtcATAAACGTGATG AAACAGAAGAACCGGCACCAATATATGGTAAAGGAATTGCATTCTGGCTAGGTGAACATTGTGAAAATACCTGTAATCGTATATTATTCCATGTTTGGTGTAATAGTACCACACATCGTTGTGAATGTCTACAAGAATATCCtgttaatgttgaaaataaatattgtcTTAAAG cTCTACAAATAAATGATCGCTGTGAATATAGTGAAGCGTGTCGTTATTTGAATCCCAATTCTGAATGTAATGAACAAGGATTCTGTAAATGTTTAAAAGGATATTTTgtcaaatatgatgatgaaaaagaaagtcGAATTTGTATGGCTT atgattcacaatttttcatcCGTATTGGTTCAACAACATTCgattttatcaataaaatcgAATTCATCACATTATTCAGCCTTATCATAAGCttcatattgattttgattctatCCATGATGGTcattaaattgatgaaaaa gaataAAAAACTAGCCAAAAATGATCAACCATCTTTTTGTGATAtgataccaccaccacctccaGTTATAATGAATGCCCAACCTGATcgttataataatcaacattcacatcatcatcatcatcatcatcatcatccatttcatcatcatcaaacatcatcattacaatcaacACCATCGCGTAGTCCATTTCATCAGGACTATAGCCTACAGGAAAAGACaccaatatcatcatataatataccaccattaccatcTAATCTCAATG ATTTTCGTCgccaatcattatcatcgttgaGATCACAAAGTTCATTAAAAAGtctttcatcatttcgaAGTCAACATTCGTATCgagtgaataataataataataacaataatcattcgaatcaacatcaacaacatccaaTGTCATCGTATCATCGTACTATTCACtgccaacaacaatcaaaacttAGACCACCATCACATCAAACTTCGTATCATGATCTACGATATACAAGGCAACCATTAATGGCATCCGGTTCATCACCATTGGACAGTCAAACTGATCAAAGTGGTTTTCAATTGTCCAATCATTTGCCAACAAATCCAATCACATCAACCAATACTATTGATCGATCACGTATCAAATGTGCTAATCATCGTTGTGGTACTGGATCTAAAGTTCGAAGT GAAGTTTGTCTTGTTCACAATATGCCCGAAATGcttcaacagcaacaacaacaaaactga
- the LOC124491218 gene encoding uncharacterized protein LOC124491218 isoform X2: protein MMKSCFSFIQNDNIDDDDDDDTVYRRNSFYFQSNNNDNNEYEDRKKIFDEKKTKKKMYNNNIIYHMSSSWFLLLWLLMMMKNGLKTLNIQSSSSSSSSSINLILIFIIMQSIILSSTSLFKCHFYCDAFSIQQQSKTMNKLSILNNNNTLPSSSSSSISYNNDNQSTIIEQLLLFRHKRDEEPAPIYGKGIAFWLGEHCENTCNRILFHVWCNSTTHRCECLQEYPVNVENKYCLKALQINDRCEYSEACRYLNPNSECNEQGFCKCLKGYFVKYDDEKESRICMAYDSQFFIRIGSTTFDFINKIEFITLFSLIISFILILILSMMVIKLMKKNKKLAKNDQPSFCDMIPPPPPVIMNAQPDRYNNQHSHHHHHHHHHPFHHHQTSSLQSTPSRSPFHQDYSLQEKTPISSYNIPPLPSNLNDFRRQSLSSLRSQSSLKSLSSFRSQHSYRVNNNNNNNNHSNQHQQHPMSSYHRTIHCQQQSKLRPPSHQTSYHDLRYTRQPLMASGSSPLDSQTDQSGFQLSNHLPTNPITSTNTIDRSRIKCANHRCGTGSKVRSEVCLVHNMPEMLQQQQQQN, encoded by the exons atgatgaagagttgtttttcattcattcaaaatgataatatcgatgatgatgatgatgatgatacagtCTATAGacgaaattcattttattttcaatccaataacaacgataataatgaatatgaagacagaaaaaagattttcgatgagaaaaaaacgaagaaaaaaatgtataacaataatatcaTCTATcatatgtcatcatcatggtttctattattatggttattgatgatgatgaaaaatggtctaaaaacattgaacatacagtcatcatcatcatcatcatcatcatcaatcaatttaatattaatattcataataatgcAATCTATTATactatcatcaacatcattatttaaatgTCATTTCTATTGTGATGCTTTTtccatacaacaacaatcaaagacaatgaataaattatcaatattgaacaataataatacactgccatcatcatcatcatcatcaataagttacaacaatgacaatcaatcgacaataattgaacaattattattatttcgtcATAAACGTGATG AAGAACCGGCACCAATATATGGTAAAGGAATTGCATTCTGGCTAGGTGAACATTGTGAAAATACCTGTAATCGTATATTATTCCATGTTTGGTGTAATAGTACCACACATCGTTGTGAATGTCTACAAGAATATCCtgttaatgttgaaaataaatattgtcTTAAAG cTCTACAAATAAATGATCGCTGTGAATATAGTGAAGCGTGTCGTTATTTGAATCCCAATTCTGAATGTAATGAACAAGGATTCTGTAAATGTTTAAAAGGATATTTTgtcaaatatgatgatgaaaaagaaagtcGAATTTGTATGGCTT atgattcacaatttttcatcCGTATTGGTTCAACAACATTCgattttatcaataaaatcgAATTCATCACATTATTCAGCCTTATCATAAGCttcatattgattttgattctatCCATGATGGTcattaaattgatgaaaaa gaataAAAAACTAGCCAAAAATGATCAACCATCTTTTTGTGATAtgataccaccaccacctccaGTTATAATGAATGCCCAACCTGATcgttataataatcaacattcacatcatcatcatcatcatcatcatcatccatttcatcatcatcaaacatcatcattacaatcaacACCATCGCGTAGTCCATTTCATCAGGACTATAGCCTACAGGAAAAGACaccaatatcatcatataatataccaccattaccatcTAATCTCAATG ATTTTCGTCgccaatcattatcatcgttgaGATCACAAAGTTCATTAAAAAGtctttcatcatttcgaAGTCAACATTCGTATCgagtgaataataataataataacaataatcattcgaatcaacatcaacaacatccaaTGTCATCGTATCATCGTACTATTCACtgccaacaacaatcaaaacttAGACCACCATCACATCAAACTTCGTATCATGATCTACGATATACAAGGCAACCATTAATGGCATCCGGTTCATCACCATTGGACAGTCAAACTGATCAAAGTGGTTTTCAATTGTCCAATCATTTGCCAACAAATCCAATCACATCAACCAATACTATTGATCGATCACGTATCAAATGTGCTAATCATCGTTGTGGTACTGGATCTAAAGTTCGAAGT GAAGTTTGTCTTGTTCACAATATGCCCGAAATGcttcaacagcaacaacaacaaaactga